One Numenius arquata chromosome 10, bNumArq3.hap1.1, whole genome shotgun sequence DNA segment encodes these proteins:
- the DLC1 gene encoding rho GTPase-activating protein 7 isoform X4 — MKLEISPHRKRSEDSDEDEPCAISGKWTFQRDSKRWSRLEEFDVFPPKPDLNTPSPETPHLTNAASHESVLTDLSERQEVASILSISSTSSHQPTLQSEASTTRTNSVVSVCSSSNFVANDDSFSSLPSPRELNSFSFNTKANEKNAKSKTKSLLKRMESLKIKSSHHGKSKAPSKLGLIISGPILQEGMDEDKLKQLNCVEISALNGNHISLPMVRKRSVSNSTQTSSSSSQSETSSAVSTPSPVTRTRSLSAYNKRVGMYLEGFDPFNQSTFSDVMEQNFKNRGSFAEDTVFFIPEDHKPGTFPKALSNGNFSPTESNASVNWRTGSFHGHGHLALRRENSGDSSKELGMGKRRNSSSSVSSRLSIYDNVPGSILYSSTSDLADLENEDIFPELDDILYHVKGMQRIVNQWSEKFSDEGDSDSALDSISPCPSSPKQIHLDVDNDRTTPSDLDSTGNSLNETEEPSVMQDRRDSGVGASLTRSSRHRLRWHSFQSSHRPSLSSASLQINCQSVAQMNLLQKYSLLKLTALLEKYTPSNKHGFSWAVPKFMKRIKVPDYKDRNVFGVPLQVNVQRTGQPLPQSIQQAMRYLRNHCLDQVGLFRKSGVKSRIQALRQMNESSTDSVNYEGQSAYDVADMLKQFFRDLPEPLMTNKLSETFLQIYQYVPKDQRLQAIKAAIMLLPDENREVLQILLYFLSDVTAAVKENQMTPTNLAVCLAPSLFHLNTLKRENSSPRVMQRKPSLGKPDQKDLNENLAATQGLAHMIAECKKLFQVCEGPPLRLWKTTIEIPATPEDVLNRLLKEQHLWDEDLIDSKVIEPLDSQTDIYQYVQNSMAPHPARDFVVLRTWRTNFPKGACVLLATSVDHDRAPVAGVRVNVLLSRYLIEPCGSGKSKLTYMCRIDLRGHMPDWYAKSFGHLCASEVVKIRDSFTHQNLESKEVKSR, encoded by the exons ATGAAGCTAGAAATTAGTCCTCACAGGAAAAGG AGCGAAGATTCAGATGAAGATGAACCTTGTGCAATAAGTGGCAAATGGACTTTTCAGAGGGACAGCAAGAGGTGGTCGAGGCTTGAAGAGTTCGATGTGTTCCCTCCAAAACCGGACTTGAATACTCCTTCCCCGGAAACTCCTCACCTCACTAACGCGGCAAGCCATGAGAGTGTGCTCACAGACCTCAGCGAACGCCAGGAGGTGGCTTCCATTCTGAGcatcagcagcaccagcagccaccaACCAACCCTGCAGAGCGAGGCATCCACCACCAGGACAAACTCGGTCGTGAGCGTTTGCTCATCCAGCAATTTCGTAGCAAATGATGACTCATTCAGCAGCCTGCCCTCACCCAGGGAGCTGAATAGCTTCAGCTTCAACACAAAAGCCAATGAGAAGAACGCCAAGTCCAAAACAAAGAGCCTGCTCAAGAGAATGGAGAGCCTGAAAATCAAGAGCTCTCACCATGGCAAGAGCAAAGCTCCCTCAAAGCTCGGCCTTATTATTAGCGGTCCCATCCTGCAGGAGGGCATGGATGAAGATAAACTGAAACAACTTAACTGCGTGGAGATTTCTGCCCTCAACGGCAATCACATCAGCCTCCCCATGGTACGAAAGAGGAGCGTCTCCAATTCCACCCagaccagcagcagcagtagtcAGTCTGAGACGAGCAGTGCCGTCAGCACACCCAGCCCCGTGACACGAACACGCAGCCTCAGTGCGTACAACAAAAGGGTGGGCATGTACCTGGAAGGCTTTGACCCCTTCAACCAGTCCACGTTCAGCGACGTGATGGAGCAGAACTTCAAGAACCGGGGAAGCTTTGCAGAAGACACAGTGTTTTTTATCCCCGAAGATCATAAGCCCGGCACTTTTCCTAAAGCACTCTCCAATGGCAACTTCTCCCCAACGGAAAGCAATGCCTCTGTGAACTGGAGGACAGGGAGTTTCCATGGGCATGGCCATCTCGCCCTCCGGAGGGAAAACAGCGGCGACAGCTCCAAAGAGCTGGGCATGGGGAAAAGGCGAAACTCCTCCAGCTCAGTGAGCAGCCGCCTGAGTATTTACGACAACGTGCCAGGCTCCATCCTGTATTCCAGTACGAGCGACCTGGCCGACCTTGAAAATGAAGACATATTCCCAGAACTAGACGACATCCTGTACCACGTCAAAGGGATGCAGAGAATAGTAAACCAGTGGTCAGAGAAGTTCTCAGATGAAGGGGACTCCGACTCGGCGCTCGACTCCATCTCCCCGTGTCCTTCCTctccaaagcagatccacctcgATGTAGATAACGACCGAACAACACCGAGTGACCTTGACAGTACAGGGAATTCGCTGAACGAAACAGAAGAGCCCTCAGTGATGCAGGACAGGAGGGACTCTGGGGTGGGCGCATCGCTGACGCGGTCCAGCAG GCACAGGCTGAGGTGGCACAGCTTCCAGAGCTCCCACCGGCCCAGCCTCAGCTCGGCGTCGCTGCAGATCAACTGCCAGTCGGTGGCCCAGATGAACCTGCTGCAGAAGTACTCCCTCCTGAAGCTGACCGCTCTCCTGGAGAAGTACACGCCTTCCAACAAGCACGGCTTCAGCTG GGCAGTACCAAAGTTTATGAAGAGGATAAAGGTGCCGGACTACAAGGACCGAAACGTGTTTGGAGTACCGCTGCAAGTCAACGTCCAGCGcacagggcagcctcttccgcaGAGCATTCAGCAAGCCATGCGGTACCTCCGCAACCACTGCCTGGATCAG GTTGGACTGTTTAGGAAGTCTGGAGTCAAATCAAGAATTCAGGCTTTGCGTCAAATGAATGAGAGTTCAACAGACAGCGTCAACTACGAAGGCCAGTCTGCTTACGATGTAGCAGACATGTTAAAGCAATTCTTCCGTGATCTCCCTGAGCCTCTCATGACCAACAAACTCTCCGAGACCTTCTTACAGATATACCAAT ATGTGCCAAAGGATCAGCGTCTCCAGGCTATCAAGGCTGCCATTATGCTTCTACCCGATGAGAACAGGGAGGTCCTCCAGATTCTTCTCTATTTCCTGAGTGATGTCACAGCTGCAGTGAAGGAAAACCAGATGACACCAACAAACCTGGCCGTCTGCTTAGCACCTTCCCTCTTCCACTTAAACACTCTCAAAAGAGAGAATTCTTCCCCCAG GGTGATGCAAAGAAAACCAAGCCTGGGAAAACCCGATCAGAAAGACCTAAATGAAAATCTGGCTGCAACCCAAGGACTAGCTCATATGATCGCTGAATGCAAGAAGCTCTTTCAG GTATGCGAAGGTCCCCCACTCCGGTTATGGAAAACTACCATTGAAATCCCAGCTACTCCAGAGGACGTTTTAAATCGTTTACTTAAAGAGCAGCATCTTTGGGATGAAGATCTTATAGATTCAAAAGTAATCGAACCTTTGGATAGCCAGACGGATATATACCAGTATGTCCAGAACAGCATGGCACCTCACCCAGCCAGGGACTTCGTAGTCTTAAG aaCATGGAGGACAAACTTCCCCAAAGGAGCTTGTGTGCTTTTAGCAACCTCAGTGGACCATGACCGTGCTCCAGTGGCAGGCGTTAGAGTCAATGTGCTTCTGTCTAGGTATCTGATTGAGCCCTGCGGGTCAGGAAAATCTAAACTTACCTACATGTGCAGAATTGATTTAAG
- the DLC1 gene encoding rho GTPase-activating protein 7 isoform X3 produces the protein MILTQIEAKEACDWLRAAGFPQYAQLYEDLLFPIDIALVKREHDFLDRDAIEALCRRLNTLNKCAVMKLEISPHRKRSEDSDEDEPCAISGKWTFQRDSKRWSRLEEFDVFPPKPDLNTPSPETPHLTNAASHESVLTDLSERQEVASILSISSTSSHQPTLQSEASTTRTNSVVSVCSSSNFVANDDSFSSLPSPRELNSFSFNTKANEKNAKSKTKSLLKRMESLKIKSSHHGKSKAPSKLGLIISGPILQEGMDEDKLKQLNCVEISALNGNHISLPMVRKRSVSNSTQTSSSSSQSETSSAVSTPSPVTRTRSLSAYNKRVGMYLEGFDPFNQSTFSDVMEQNFKNRGSFAEDTVFFIPEDHKPGTFPKALSNGNFSPTESNASVNWRTGSFHGHGHLALRRENSGDSSKELGMGKRRNSSSSVSSRLSIYDNVPGSILYSSTSDLADLENEDIFPELDDILYHVKGMQRIVNQWSEKFSDEGDSDSALDSISPCPSSPKQIHLDVDNDRTTPSDLDSTGNSLNETEEPSVMQDRRDSGVGASLTRSSRHRLRWHSFQSSHRPSLSSASLQINCQSVAQMNLLQKYSLLKLTALLEKYTPSNKHGFSWAVPKFMKRIKVPDYKDRNVFGVPLQVNVQRTGQPLPQSIQQAMRYLRNHCLDQVGLFRKSGVKSRIQALRQMNESSTDSVNYEGQSAYDVADMLKQFFRDLPEPLMTNKLSETFLQIYQYVPKDQRLQAIKAAIMLLPDENREVLQILLYFLSDVTAAVKENQMTPTNLAVCLAPSLFHLNTLKRENSSPRVMQRKPSLGKPDQKDLNENLAATQGLAHMIAECKKLFQIPEEMSRGRNSYTEQDLRPLSLEELRGGSSTTEPSDYHCYLQDCVDDLLKEMKEKFKGWVSCSTSEQAELAYKKVCEGPPLRLWKTTIEIPATPEDVLNRLLKEQHLWDEDLIDSKVIEPLDSQTDIYQYVQNSMAPHPARDFVVLRTWRTNFPKGACVLLATSVDHDRAPVAGVRVNVLLSRYLIEPCGSGKSKLTYMCRIDLRGHMPDWYAKSFGHLCASEVVKIRDSFTHQNLESKEVKSR, from the exons GCGGTTAAATACTTTAAACAAATGTGCAGTGATGAAGCTAGAAATTAGTCCTCACAGGAAAAGG AGCGAAGATTCAGATGAAGATGAACCTTGTGCAATAAGTGGCAAATGGACTTTTCAGAGGGACAGCAAGAGGTGGTCGAGGCTTGAAGAGTTCGATGTGTTCCCTCCAAAACCGGACTTGAATACTCCTTCCCCGGAAACTCCTCACCTCACTAACGCGGCAAGCCATGAGAGTGTGCTCACAGACCTCAGCGAACGCCAGGAGGTGGCTTCCATTCTGAGcatcagcagcaccagcagccaccaACCAACCCTGCAGAGCGAGGCATCCACCACCAGGACAAACTCGGTCGTGAGCGTTTGCTCATCCAGCAATTTCGTAGCAAATGATGACTCATTCAGCAGCCTGCCCTCACCCAGGGAGCTGAATAGCTTCAGCTTCAACACAAAAGCCAATGAGAAGAACGCCAAGTCCAAAACAAAGAGCCTGCTCAAGAGAATGGAGAGCCTGAAAATCAAGAGCTCTCACCATGGCAAGAGCAAAGCTCCCTCAAAGCTCGGCCTTATTATTAGCGGTCCCATCCTGCAGGAGGGCATGGATGAAGATAAACTGAAACAACTTAACTGCGTGGAGATTTCTGCCCTCAACGGCAATCACATCAGCCTCCCCATGGTACGAAAGAGGAGCGTCTCCAATTCCACCCagaccagcagcagcagtagtcAGTCTGAGACGAGCAGTGCCGTCAGCACACCCAGCCCCGTGACACGAACACGCAGCCTCAGTGCGTACAACAAAAGGGTGGGCATGTACCTGGAAGGCTTTGACCCCTTCAACCAGTCCACGTTCAGCGACGTGATGGAGCAGAACTTCAAGAACCGGGGAAGCTTTGCAGAAGACACAGTGTTTTTTATCCCCGAAGATCATAAGCCCGGCACTTTTCCTAAAGCACTCTCCAATGGCAACTTCTCCCCAACGGAAAGCAATGCCTCTGTGAACTGGAGGACAGGGAGTTTCCATGGGCATGGCCATCTCGCCCTCCGGAGGGAAAACAGCGGCGACAGCTCCAAAGAGCTGGGCATGGGGAAAAGGCGAAACTCCTCCAGCTCAGTGAGCAGCCGCCTGAGTATTTACGACAACGTGCCAGGCTCCATCCTGTATTCCAGTACGAGCGACCTGGCCGACCTTGAAAATGAAGACATATTCCCAGAACTAGACGACATCCTGTACCACGTCAAAGGGATGCAGAGAATAGTAAACCAGTGGTCAGAGAAGTTCTCAGATGAAGGGGACTCCGACTCGGCGCTCGACTCCATCTCCCCGTGTCCTTCCTctccaaagcagatccacctcgATGTAGATAACGACCGAACAACACCGAGTGACCTTGACAGTACAGGGAATTCGCTGAACGAAACAGAAGAGCCCTCAGTGATGCAGGACAGGAGGGACTCTGGGGTGGGCGCATCGCTGACGCGGTCCAGCAG GCACAGGCTGAGGTGGCACAGCTTCCAGAGCTCCCACCGGCCCAGCCTCAGCTCGGCGTCGCTGCAGATCAACTGCCAGTCGGTGGCCCAGATGAACCTGCTGCAGAAGTACTCCCTCCTGAAGCTGACCGCTCTCCTGGAGAAGTACACGCCTTCCAACAAGCACGGCTTCAGCTG GGCAGTACCAAAGTTTATGAAGAGGATAAAGGTGCCGGACTACAAGGACCGAAACGTGTTTGGAGTACCGCTGCAAGTCAACGTCCAGCGcacagggcagcctcttccgcaGAGCATTCAGCAAGCCATGCGGTACCTCCGCAACCACTGCCTGGATCAG GTTGGACTGTTTAGGAAGTCTGGAGTCAAATCAAGAATTCAGGCTTTGCGTCAAATGAATGAGAGTTCAACAGACAGCGTCAACTACGAAGGCCAGTCTGCTTACGATGTAGCAGACATGTTAAAGCAATTCTTCCGTGATCTCCCTGAGCCTCTCATGACCAACAAACTCTCCGAGACCTTCTTACAGATATACCAAT ATGTGCCAAAGGATCAGCGTCTCCAGGCTATCAAGGCTGCCATTATGCTTCTACCCGATGAGAACAGGGAGGTCCTCCAGATTCTTCTCTATTTCCTGAGTGATGTCACAGCTGCAGTGAAGGAAAACCAGATGACACCAACAAACCTGGCCGTCTGCTTAGCACCTTCCCTCTTCCACTTAAACACTCTCAAAAGAGAGAATTCTTCCCCCAG GGTGATGCAAAGAAAACCAAGCCTGGGAAAACCCGATCAGAAAGACCTAAATGAAAATCTGGCTGCAACCCAAGGACTAGCTCATATGATCGCTGAATGCAAGAAGCTCTTTCAG ATACCCGAAGAAATGAGCAGGGGCCGGAACTCGTACACGGAGCAGGACCTGCGTCCCCTCAGCCTGGAGGAGCTCCGGGGCGGCAGCAGCACCACCGAGCCTTCCGACTACCACTGCTACCTCCAGGACTGCGTGGACGACTTGCTCAAGGAGATGAAAGAGAAGTTTAAAGGCTGGGTCAGCTGCTCCACCTCAGAGCAAGCAGAGCTGGCCTACAAGAAG GTATGCGAAGGTCCCCCACTCCGGTTATGGAAAACTACCATTGAAATCCCAGCTACTCCAGAGGACGTTTTAAATCGTTTACTTAAAGAGCAGCATCTTTGGGATGAAGATCTTATAGATTCAAAAGTAATCGAACCTTTGGATAGCCAGACGGATATATACCAGTATGTCCAGAACAGCATGGCACCTCACCCAGCCAGGGACTTCGTAGTCTTAAG aaCATGGAGGACAAACTTCCCCAAAGGAGCTTGTGTGCTTTTAGCAACCTCAGTGGACCATGACCGTGCTCCAGTGGCAGGCGTTAGAGTCAATGTGCTTCTGTCTAGGTATCTGATTGAGCCCTGCGGGTCAGGAAAATCTAAACTTACCTACATGTGCAGAATTGATTTAAG